From the genome of Ptychodera flava strain L36383 chromosome 20, AS_Pfla_20210202, whole genome shotgun sequence, one region includes:
- the LOC139120022 gene encoding alpha-adducin-like isoform X1, with amino-acid sequence MASSKVLKGDFAKTLESTVSIAGPHQYKFPICDDDLNGINASQEEKELRCKLAAVYRLIDLHGWSNNVFNHVTVNVSKDHTQFLINPFGLMFYEVSASNLIKVDLEGNILEQGSTDYGCFIPGWLLQSAIHAARPDLQCLIHVHTPAGTAVSSMKCGLLECSQDVLIAGEVAYHPFNGIVMDEEERKSIAESMGPTAKTLILQNHGLLVGGVNIQDAYCRLTNVMSACEVQVRLMASGNLDNVIMPKEDTLEKVQDAISRDHTGDGGRMTKGDKPMSVKEIQFEGEMRMLDIMGLKTGYKYKKMPKAFLEMISDKDVRKE; translated from the exons ATGGCATCAAGCAAAGTTTTGAAAGGTGACTTTGCGAAGACTTTGGAGAGTACTGTCAGCATT GCCGGCCCTCACCAATACAAGTTTCCAATCTGCGATGATGACTTGAATGGTATTAATGCCAGTCAGGAAGAGAAAGAACTGAGATGCAAATTAGCTGCAGTCTACAGACTGATCGATTTGCATGGATGGTCAAACAACGTATTCAATCATGTAACA GTTAATGTGTCCAAAGACCACACCCAGTTCTTAATCAATCCATTTGGATTGATGTTCTACGAAGTTTCAGCTTCTAATCTGATCAAGGTCGATCTGGAGGGCAACATCTTGGAACAGGGCAGCACTGATTACGGTTGCTTCATCCCGGGTTGGTTGCTGCAGTCTGCAATCCACGCTGCTAGACCAGACTTACAGTGCCTTATCCATGTGCACACACCGGCTGGTACTGCT GTATCATCTATGAAATGTGGACTCCTCGAATGTTCTCAGGATGTACTGATTGCTGGGGAAGTAGCCTATCATCCATTCAATGGTATTGTAATGGATGAAGAAGAAAGAAAGTCGATCGCCGAGAGTATGGGACCCACTGCTAAG AccttgattttgcaaaaccatGGCTTGTTGGTTGGTGGAGTGAATATCCAGGATGCCTATTGCAGACTGACTAATGTTATGTCTGCTTGTGAAGTTCAG GTTCGCCTAATGGCTTCTGGCAATTTAGATAATGTCATTATGCCCAAAGAGGACACGCTTGAAAAGGTACAAGATGCTATATCTCGTGATCACACTGGCGATGGTGGACGAATGACCAAAGGAGACAAACCAATGTCAGTGAAAGAGATACAATTTGAAGGTGAAATGAGAATGTTAGATATTATG GGTTTGAAGACTGGATACAAATACAAGAAGATGCCAAAGGCATTTCTTGAGATGATCTCAGACAAAGATGTCAGAAAAGAATAG
- the LOC139120022 gene encoding alpha-adducin-like isoform X2 encodes MASSKVLKGDFAKTLESTVSIAGPHQYKFPICDDDLNGINASQEEKELRCKLAAVYRLIDLHGWSNNVFNHVTVNVSKDHTQFLINPFGLMFYEVSASNLIKVDLEGNILEQGSTDYGCFIPGWLLQSAIHAARPDLQCLIHVHTPAGTAVSSMKCGLLECSQDVLIAGEVAYHPFNGIVMDEEERKSIAESMGPTAKTLILQNHGLLVGGVNIQDAYCRLTNVMSACEVQVRLMASGNLDNVIMPKEDTLEKVQDAISRDHTGDGGRMTKGDKPMSVKEIQFEGEMRMLDIMGLKTGYKYKKIPKAFLEMI; translated from the exons ATGGCATCAAGCAAAGTTTTGAAAGGTGACTTTGCGAAGACTTTGGAGAGTACTGTCAGCATT GCCGGCCCTCACCAATACAAGTTTCCAATCTGCGATGATGACTTGAATGGTATTAATGCCAGTCAGGAAGAGAAAGAACTGAGATGCAAATTAGCTGCAGTCTACAGACTGATCGATTTGCATGGATGGTCAAACAACGTATTCAATCATGTAACA GTTAATGTGTCCAAAGACCACACCCAGTTCTTAATCAATCCATTTGGATTGATGTTCTACGAAGTTTCAGCTTCTAATCTGATCAAGGTCGATCTGGAGGGCAACATCTTGGAACAGGGCAGCACTGATTACGGTTGCTTCATCCCGGGTTGGTTGCTGCAGTCTGCAATCCACGCTGCTAGACCAGACTTACAGTGCCTTATCCATGTGCACACACCGGCTGGTACTGCT GTATCATCTATGAAATGTGGACTCCTCGAATGTTCTCAGGATGTACTGATTGCTGGGGAAGTAGCCTATCATCCATTCAATGGTATTGTAATGGATGAAGAAGAAAGAAAGTCGATCGCCGAGAGTATGGGACCCACTGCTAAG AccttgattttgcaaaaccatGGCTTGTTGGTTGGTGGAGTGAATATCCAGGATGCCTATTGCAGACTGACTAATGTTATGTCTGCTTGTGAAGTTCAG GTTCGCCTAATGGCTTCTGGCAATTTAGATAATGTCATTATGCCCAAAGAGGACACGCTTGAAAAGGTACAAGATGCTATATCTCGTGATCACACTGGCGATGGTGGACGAATGACCAAAGGAGACAAACCAATGTCAGTGAAAGAGATACAATTTGAAGGTGAAATGAGAATGTTAGATATTATG